The following proteins are encoded in a genomic region of Glycine soja cultivar W05 chromosome 17, ASM419377v2, whole genome shotgun sequence:
- the LOC114393057 gene encoding bifunctional purple acid phosphatase 26-like isoform X1 yields the protein MWLASFRSLLCKCFIPRWLGLCRLIKTTLIPLERRMLLAMLLNLVLASFVFLSFIRDGSAGITSSFIRSEWPAVDIPLDHEAFAVPKGYNAPQQVHITQGDYDGKAVIISWVTTEEPGHSHIQYGTSENKFQTSEEGTVTNYTFHKYKSGYIHHCLIEGLEYETKYYYRIGSGDSSREFWFKTPPKVDPDSPYKFGIIGDLGQTFNSLSTLEHYIQSGAQTVLFVGDLSYADRYQYNDVGLRWDTWGRFVERSTAYHPWLWSAGNHEIDYMPYMGEVVPFKNYLYRYTTPYLASNSSSPLWYAVRRASAHIIVLSSYSPFVKYTPQYMWLKEELKRVEREKTPWLIVLMHVPLYNSNGAHYMEGESMRSVFESWFIEYKVDVIFAGHVHAYERSYRYSNVDYNITGGNRYPLPNKSAPVYITVGDGGNQEGLASRFLDPQPEYSAFREASYGHSTLEIKNRTHAIYHWNRNDDGKKVPTDSFVLHNQYWGHNRRRRKLKHFLLKVIDEVASM from the exons ATGTGGTTGGCTTCCTTTCGCTCTCTTCTCTGCAAATGCTTCATTCCAAG ATGGTTAGGACTCTGTAGGCTGATAAAGACAACACTCATACCGTTGGAAAGAAGGATGCTGCTGGCCATGTTGCTTAATTTAGTTCTTGCTTCCTTTGTCTTCTTGAGTTTTATCAGAGACGGGAGTGCAGGGATCACTAGCTCTTTCATTCGGTCAGAGTGGCCGGCAGTTGACATCCCCCTTGATCATGAAGCATTTGCAGTTCCAAAGGGTTATAATGCACCTCAACAA GTGCACATCACGCAAGGTGACTATGATGGAAAAGCAGTAATCATCTCATGGGTGACCACAGAAGAGCCAGGGCACAGCCATATACAGTATGGCACATCAGAGAATAAATTTCAAACTAGTGAAGAAGGCACAGTTACAAACTATACTTTCCACAAATACAAGTCTGGCTACATTCATCACTGTCTTATTGAAGGCCTTGAG TATGAGACTAAATACTACTATAGAATTGGAAGTGGTGATTCTTCTCGAGAATTTTGGTTCAAAACACCTCCCAAAGTTGATCCAGATTCTCCCTACAAATTTGGGATCATTG GTGATTTGGGGCAAACGTTTAATTCTCTTTCCACCCTTGAGCATTATATACAAAGTGGAGCGCAGACTGTCTTATTTGTTGGAGATCTTTCTTATGCTGATAGGTACCAGTACAATGATGTTGGTTTACGGTGGGATACATGGGGACGATTTGTTGAAAGGAGTACAGCATATCATCCATGGTTATGGTCTGCTGGAAATCACGAAATAGACTATATGCCTTACATG GGAGAAGTTGTTCCTTTCAAAAACTATCTTTACCGATATACTACTCCCTACTTGGCCTCCAATAGCTCCAGTCCCCTCTGGTATGCAGTTAGGCGTGCGTCTGCTCATATAATTGTGCTATCCAGCTATTCACCATTTG TGAAATACACTCCTCAATACATGTGGCTTAAAGAAGAGCTGAAGCGAGTTGAGAGGGAGAAGACTCCTTGGCTCATTGTGCTCATGCACGTGCCGCTCTACAATAGTAATGGAGCTCACTATATGGAGGGTGAAAGCATGCGATCTGTTTTTGAGAGCTGGTTCATCGAGTACAAAGTTGATGTGATCTTTGCTGGCCATGTCCATGCTTATGAAAGATCA TATCGATACTCTAATGTTGACTACAACATAACAGGCGGTAACAGGTATCCATTACCTAACAAATCAGCACCTGTTTACATAACAGTCGGAGATGGTGGAAATCAAGAAGGTCTTGCTTCAAG GTTTTTGGATCCACAGCCAGAATATTCTGCTTTTCGAGAAGCAAGCTACGGACATTCCACACTGGAGATAAAAAATAGGACCCATGCTATCTACCACTGGAATCGCAATGATGATGGCAAGAAAGTACCGACTGACTCTTTTGTACTGCATAATCAGTACTG GGGACACAATCGCAGAAGAAGAAAACTGAAGCATTTTCTATTGAAAGTTATTGATGAAGTTGCCAGCATGTAA
- the LOC114393057 gene encoding bifunctional purple acid phosphatase 26-like isoform X2, with translation MWLASFRSLLCKCFIPRWLGLCRLIKTTLIPLERRMLLAMLLNLVLASFVFLSFIRDGSAGITSSFIRSEWPAVDIPLDHEAFAVPKGYNAPQQVHITQGDYDGKAVIISWVTTEEPGHSHIQYGTSENKFQTSEEGTVTNYTFHKYKSGYIHHCLIEGLEYETKYYYRIGSGDSSREFWFKTPPKVDPDSPYKFGIIGDLGQTFNSLSTLEHYIQSGAQTVLFVGDLSYADRYQYNDVGLRWDTWGRFVERSTAYHPWLWSAGNHEIDYMPYMGEVVPFKNYLYRYTTPYLASNSSSPLWYAVRRASAHIIVLSSYSPFVKYTPQYMWLKEELKRVEREKTPWLIVLMHVPLYNSNGAHYMEGESMRSVFESWFIEYKVDVIFAGHVHAYERSYRYSNVDYNITGGNRYPLPNKSAPVYITVGDGGNQEGLASRFLDPQPEYSAFREASYGHSTLEIKNRTHAIYHWNRNDDGKKVPTDSFVLHNQYW, from the exons ATGTGGTTGGCTTCCTTTCGCTCTCTTCTCTGCAAATGCTTCATTCCAAG ATGGTTAGGACTCTGTAGGCTGATAAAGACAACACTCATACCGTTGGAAAGAAGGATGCTGCTGGCCATGTTGCTTAATTTAGTTCTTGCTTCCTTTGTCTTCTTGAGTTTTATCAGAGACGGGAGTGCAGGGATCACTAGCTCTTTCATTCGGTCAGAGTGGCCGGCAGTTGACATCCCCCTTGATCATGAAGCATTTGCAGTTCCAAAGGGTTATAATGCACCTCAACAA GTGCACATCACGCAAGGTGACTATGATGGAAAAGCAGTAATCATCTCATGGGTGACCACAGAAGAGCCAGGGCACAGCCATATACAGTATGGCACATCAGAGAATAAATTTCAAACTAGTGAAGAAGGCACAGTTACAAACTATACTTTCCACAAATACAAGTCTGGCTACATTCATCACTGTCTTATTGAAGGCCTTGAG TATGAGACTAAATACTACTATAGAATTGGAAGTGGTGATTCTTCTCGAGAATTTTGGTTCAAAACACCTCCCAAAGTTGATCCAGATTCTCCCTACAAATTTGGGATCATTG GTGATTTGGGGCAAACGTTTAATTCTCTTTCCACCCTTGAGCATTATATACAAAGTGGAGCGCAGACTGTCTTATTTGTTGGAGATCTTTCTTATGCTGATAGGTACCAGTACAATGATGTTGGTTTACGGTGGGATACATGGGGACGATTTGTTGAAAGGAGTACAGCATATCATCCATGGTTATGGTCTGCTGGAAATCACGAAATAGACTATATGCCTTACATG GGAGAAGTTGTTCCTTTCAAAAACTATCTTTACCGATATACTACTCCCTACTTGGCCTCCAATAGCTCCAGTCCCCTCTGGTATGCAGTTAGGCGTGCGTCTGCTCATATAATTGTGCTATCCAGCTATTCACCATTTG TGAAATACACTCCTCAATACATGTGGCTTAAAGAAGAGCTGAAGCGAGTTGAGAGGGAGAAGACTCCTTGGCTCATTGTGCTCATGCACGTGCCGCTCTACAATAGTAATGGAGCTCACTATATGGAGGGTGAAAGCATGCGATCTGTTTTTGAGAGCTGGTTCATCGAGTACAAAGTTGATGTGATCTTTGCTGGCCATGTCCATGCTTATGAAAGATCA TATCGATACTCTAATGTTGACTACAACATAACAGGCGGTAACAGGTATCCATTACCTAACAAATCAGCACCTGTTTACATAACAGTCGGAGATGGTGGAAATCAAGAAGGTCTTGCTTCAAG GTTTTTGGATCCACAGCCAGAATATTCTGCTTTTCGAGAAGCAAGCTACGGACATTCCACACTGGAGATAAAAAATAGGACCCATGCTATCTACCACTGGAATCGCAATGATGATGGCAAGAAAGTACCGACTGACTCTTTTGTACTGCATAATCAGTACTGGTAG